The Procambarus clarkii isolate CNS0578487 chromosome 68, FALCON_Pclarkii_2.0, whole genome shotgun sequence genomic interval tgtgtgtgtgtgtgtgtgtgtgtgtgtgtgtgtgtgtgtgtgtgtgtgtggtgtgtgtgtgtgtgtgtgtgtgtgtgtgtgtgtttgtgttttctCTTTCTCACCTGTCTTAAAAATGATGATATCTTCAGACCTATTCACTCCTGGGCTGATATTCTGATTAAATTGCCCACTGCTTGTAATTTAAGATTCACATTATATTATTTTCTGGGAAAGATTTACATACAGAAATTTTTTTCTGAAAAGTAATTCAATCAATTGTATGAAGGGAAGTTTTTAAATGAATAAACAATATATTAAAATCTTGAATTGACCATGTGTGTTATATTCGTGTTATTTTATCCTATTATAAAGATATTGATCATTTGCCCTAACACGAAATTTATATCAAAATTTTGGGGGATTTTGTAACTACTATTTTTTAGGGAATTTAAGACTCCTTAATTCTCATTAAGATATCAATGCATAAATAACAGCTGAATATCAACAATAAACAGTGTCTGCAACAGGTAAACAATAATCAAGACTCAATTCTCCTGCCTGTTTGCATCCATCCACTGCGAACCAGAGAACAGGGAAGAGGCTCCCCGCgaaacacacactgaaactacgacgttggtacaacgttcgaacaagttttaacacctaaccaagttataacaaccaatatatcatgttgtaacaacgttctaatacgttgtaaacacgttaagccaagatgtaacaactttattacaagttgtaacaagcggaaaatggagacagtttcggtttgtgtttccagggtctaCAGCTTTTCCATACCGGGGCCCACAAGGCGGCCCTCTGGAACTGacagcactcactcactcaccacacaATACAAACAAGTCGAAGGACACACCTACAGAGATGAGGAACCTCACGACACACCTACAGAGATGAGGAACCTCACGACACACCTACAGAGATGAGGAACCTCACGACACACCTACAGAGATGAGGAACCTCACGACACACCTACAGAGACGAGGAACCTCACTGAGTGCTGAAGGGACCAGTCAGATTTCTTATTAACGTAGAATTAGCGTCTGAATTTCGTAATTAGAATTACGGGGCCAAAACAGAGAaagtcttgcccccccccccccccccgttctttTTTGCTTAGGTCTTAAGCCTCAACGTTCAGTACTCgctaacacacacactgactcgtTCATCGACAAAAAACGTTCACGAAACACGTCTAAACGTTTAAACACGACTCATAGTCTGTCAAACAATTGACATGTTCACACAAGCAACGTTAgcaacacacacgcacgcacgcacacaaatacacccacccacacataaagaaacccccccccatccaggGAGGGGAGCCCCCACTTAAAGAAACACAttagaaaactggaaaaggttaagaAATTTACGACGAGGCTCGTCTCGGAGTTgcatgggatgggatatgaagagcgactgaaggaactgaacctgacgacgttagaaaagcGGAGGGAGCAGAGAGATATGACAacagcatacaaaatacttagggggattgcCAGAGtgcaaatagacgaaatgtttacaTGGAATATCAACAGAATATCATATCATAGAGTGCTTGGTGGGGTCATAGTCCTAATggaccgggttcgattcccggtggaggcagactccatacacagttacaaatatagatatgatagagcccagtaggctcaggaatctgtacaccagttgatcgacaattgagaggcgggaccaaagagccaaagttcaatccccccgcaagcacaagtaggcgagtgcgcgcacacacacacacacgcacacacacacacacacacacacgcacacgcacacgcacacgcacacgcacacgcacacgcacacacacacacacacacacacacacacacacacacgcacacacacacgcacacacacacacacacacacacacacacacacacacacgcgcacacacacacacacacacacacacacacacacacacacacacacacacacacacacgcgcgcacacacacacacacgcacacacgcgcgcacacacacacacacacacacacacacacacacacacacgcacacacacacacacacacacacacacacacgcacacacacacacacacacacacacacacacacacacacacacacgcacgcacacacacacacacacacacgcacacacacacacacacacgcgcgcacgcacacacacacacacacacacacacacacacacacacacgcacgcgcgcacacacacacacacacacacacacacacacacacacgcacgcacacgcacgcacacgcacacacacacacacacacacacacacacacacacactaaggaggAAAAAACAACAGTTAAAGAAGACGGCAGCAATGAAACATCTTAATAATACCACTTTACGACGCCATCTTTCCTGTGCcagagaggaggggggaaggaggggcaggggaggggcaggggagggggcaggggagaggcgggggagggggaggaggaggggcaggggaggggcaggggagggggcaggggagaggcgggggagggggaggaggaggggcaggggaggggcaggggaggggcaggggagcgggggtaggagagggggtaggggggaaggAGAAGGGTGGTTATGAGTGAACGGATGTTGCAAGAATGCATCCGGCCAGCTACGAGATGCAGGAGAGATGGCCAGCTGGGAGCAGCAGGAGAGATGGCCAGCTGGGAGCAGCAGGAGAGATAGCCAGCTGGGAGCAGCAGGAGAGATAGCCAGCTGGGAGCAGCAGGAGAGATAGCCAGCTGGGAGCAGCAGGAGAGATAGCCAGCTGGGAGCAACAGGATAGCCAGCTGGGAGCAGCAGGAGAGATGGCCAGCTGGGAGCAGCAGGAGAGATGGCCAGCTGGGAGCAGCAGGAGAGATGGCCAGCTGGGAGCAGCAGGAGAGATGGCCAGCTGGGAGCAGCAGGAGAGATAGCCAGCTGGGAGCAGCAGGAGAGATAGCCAGCTGGGAGCAGCAGGAGAGATAGCCAGCTGGGAGCAGCAGGAGAGATAGCCAGCTGGGAGCAGCAGGAGAGATAGCCAGCTGGGAGCAGCAGGAGAGATAGCCAGCTGGGAGCAGCAGGAGAGATGGCCAGCTGGGAGCAGCAGCAGAGATGGCCAGCTGGGAGCAGCAGCAGAGATGGCCAGCTGGGAGCAGCAGGAGAGATGACCAGCTGGGAGCAGCAGGAGAGATGGCCAGCTGGGAGCAGCAGGAGAGATGGCCAGCTGGGAGCAGCAGGAGAGATAGCCAGCTGGGAGCAGCAGGAGAGATAGCCAGCTGGGAACAGCAGGAGAGATAGCCAGCTGGGAGCAGCAGGAGAGATGGCCAGCTGGGAGCAGCAGGAGAGATGGCCAGCTGGGAGCAGCAGGAGAGATGGCCAGCTGGGAGCGGCTGGAGAGATAGCCAGCTGGGATCCCGTTATCGCCGGATGTCAGCCGTACTTTCACCTGCTAGAGTTGTAGACGGGTGTAGGACgggtgtagggtgggtgtggACGGGTATAGGAAGGTGTGGACGGGTATAGGAAGGTGTGGACGGGTGTAAGAGTGTGGACGGGTGTAGGATGGGTGTGGACGGGTGTAGGACAGGTATAGGACGGGTGTAGGAGGGTGTGGACGGGTGTAAGAGTGTGTGGACGGGTGTAGGACAGGTATAGGACGGGTGTAGGAAGGTGTGGACGGGTGTAAGAGAGTGTGGACGGGTGTAGGACAGGTATAGGACGGGTATAGGAAGGTGTGGACGGGTGTAAGAGAGTGCGGACGGGTGTAGGATGGGTGTGGACGGGTGTAGGACAGGTATAGGACGGGTATAGGAAGGTGTGGGCGGGTGTAAGAGAGTGTATAAGGGAAATACATAGGCTGAGTATAGATAGATGTTTACGGTTGAGTTTTAGCTATTGCcatggaagaagagagagagagagagagagagagagagagagagagagagagagagagagagagagagagagagagagagagagagagagagagagagagaaagagagagagagagaaagagagaaagagagaaagagagaaagagagagagagagaaagagagagagaaagagagagagagagagagaaagagagaaagagagaaagagagaaagagagagagagagaaagagagaaagagagaaagagagaaagagagagagagagaaagagagagagagagagagaaagagagagagagagaaagagagaaagagagaaagagagaaagagagaaagagagagagagagagagagagagagagagagagagagagagagagagaaagagagaaagagagaaagagagaaagagagaaagagagaaagagagaaagagagaaagagagaaagagagagagagagagagagaaagagagagagaaagagagaaagagagaaagagagaaagagagagagagagagagagagagagagagagagagagagagagagagagagagagagaaagagagaaagagagagagagagagagagagagagagagagagagagagagagagagagagagagagagagagagagagagaaagaaagagagaaagagagagagggacagtggGGGTTGGTGACGTTTAAGGAAAGGAAGGGCgagcaggagggagagggggggggggcgagatggGAGGGGGGTATCGGATAGGAGAAGGAGAGGCGGATGGGATgggaaggagaggagggagggaggatgatggggggggggagggattgttGACACACACGGGGTCACTGTGAAGGCTCTTTGGGAGAGACGAGgctggaagaggaggaagagacgGGACGGGACGCTGGGAGAATGGAAGATGGGACAGAAGGAACAGGCGATGTGTGACAGGAAACGATAAATGAGACAAGCAATTGGGAGAAAGGCAGAGATACTGGAAGAAGTACAGAGGAAATGAGATATGAAAAACAGGGAAATGGaacataatgagagagagagagagagagagagagagagagagagagagagagagagagagagagagagagagagagagagagagagagagagagacacagccaCCCCGGACGAAGAAACCAAGGAAGCAGAGAAACCAGAAACCAGTAAAGAATAAAGACCTGAGAATGGCCAACAAATCAAGAAACACAGGCAGATAAAAAAAAAGTAGAAAACACTGTAATCAAATCAGTGACATAAGGAGAATAAGAGAAAACGGTGATATGTAATAGGGGGGGATAATGGAACAGAGAAGGAATAGGAGAAAAAGAGAGTACAATACCTCACTCGAGGCCACACTCACTCAAAGCCACACTCACTCAAAGCCACACTCACACGAGGTCACACTCACACGAGGTCACACTCCAACTACAAATCCCTTAACCTAAAATCAActctagaccccccccccccttgtccctcctcccccctctccctgctgTGCGTTGAACTATTCACTCAGCTGACAAATGAACAGCTGAACACCCACGTGTTCAATGACTTCTTGGTCGTTTAtcatggggggggggaacagatTATAAACAGATCTTAAAGCTTAAACTTTAAGCTTTAAGTCTAAGCTTAAAGTTTAAGCTTTAACTTTACATTCATTCTTTCATACTACGGAGCCTATACATCAACCACTACGGTGTCACTGTCATAATATTTGCTGCTGACTGTAGTGTTCAAgagtagggggagagggggagggagatgcGGTTACTGTGCCACTGTAACAGCGAGGTCACAGTGCCATCATAACAAAGTCAATGTCACCGTAACAACGAGGTCACTGTCGCACTGTTAAAAAAATATGGACACTGGTTAACCATTCATATAATCAGCTACTTTTTGTTGAGGCTAGGTTAGGCCAGGCtactgttaggttaggttaggttaggctactgtttggtaggttaggttaggttaggccaggctactgttaggttaggttaggttaggctaggctactgttaggtaggttaggttaggccaggctactgttaggtaggttaggttaggttaggctaggctaggttaggctaggctagcttagcttagcttaggttaggttaggttaggttagattagtgttaggtcaggttatttaatgctaggttagattaggttaagttaggttaacacACTCGACACAAATCCCCCATGTGGATGAATCAAATCGGAAGGGATAGAGCTCAGCGGCACCAAATAAATTCTTAGTCACATAAAACTACCTCTTGGCGTCGTCAGAGAGTGCAAAGTATAATTGGCCGTCTTGAGGAACGGTAAGATATAAGACAgacaacagaagcagcaggaggaggcGACAAggaagatataaacaaaattgaaTTAAGTTGTATAAACAAAAGAAGAACCAGTGAGAAAATATCGAGGCAGTGAAATGGGCCATATCCTTAGCACACCGACTggaccatatcttgaggttatcttgagatgatttcggggcttttagtgtccccgcggcccggtcctcgaccaggcctccacccccaggaagcagcccgtgacagctgactaacacccaggtaccttttttactgctaggtaacaggggcatagggtgaaagaaactctgcccattgtttctcgccggcgcttgggatcgaacccaataccacaggatcacaagtccagcgtgctgtccgctcggccgaccggcttccatgAAGAGAGGTTGTACAGTGGGATCGAACACGCGTTCCTGGAGTCTCCAGAGAGAGAATTTCTCATAGGTATTCATTCCATTCTCGTGAATTCCTTGTGGAAATGAAGAACTCATTCCACTGAGTGGAACTAAAGTTCCCGAGAATCTCTTGATAATCTCCCCAATTATGTTGTTGCTTAATAACGGTTTATTAAGACGATAGAAGAACAGTTAAGAATTTCCGACATTAACCATATACACATTAAGAAATTCACGAGAAATCAGGTCAAATGTATTGAGATTCCACATAAAACGAGGTTAAATTGACCGAAGTCTCGAACAAAACGAGGTTAAACGTATCGAATTCCTGAAGAAAACGACGTTAAAAGTGTTGAATTCCCCAAGAAAACGACGTTAAACGTGTTGAATTCCCCAAGAAAACTACGTTAAACGTGTTGAATTCCCCAAGAAAACGAGATTAAACGTGTTGAATTCCTGAAGAAAACGACGTTAAACGTGTTGAATTCCCCAAGAAAACGAGATTAAAAGTGTTGAATTCCCGAAGAAAACGACGTTAAACGTGTTGAATTCCCGAAGAAAACTAGGTTAAACGTACTAAACTCCGGAAGGAGGTTCGAACGTGACAAAAAGAGAGAGTCACGAATGTTACATTCCTTTTGGATAGTTGGGCGCCCCTTGCCACCtctggcgaggaggaggaggaagaagggtgaACACAAGAAGATAAGAAGATAAACTCCtcaaagaagaaagaaggaggaggaaggaggaaggagtagggcgCTGAGGACTCCTAGCGGAACCCCGTTAATAACACCGGAACTTGCCTCTGTCCTTGTGattcataacccccccccccgcccaaaccCCGCCCACTACTCCTCGAAATACTTCCCcaatcccacccccccccccccccaccctcaatcCCCCCGTCCCAACCGTCACTCccccagacagacacagacagacaagagacagacagacgtgatcaagaaagaggtgtaCCATGTTCTCACGACGCTGCTCAAATGATCAAAGGGAACAACAGTTCTGGCTCACAGGTGGTTCCAGCTTCCTCTTGTGGCTCACAGATGGCTCCAGCTTCCTCTTGTGGCTCACAGATGGCTCCAGCTTCACCTTGTGGCTCACAGGTGGTTCCAGCTTCCTCTTGTGGCTCACAGGTGGTTCCAGCTTCCTCTTGTGGCTCACAGGTGGTTCCAGCTTCCTCTTGTGGCTCACAGGTGGTTCCAGCTTCCTCTTGTGGCTCACAGGTGGTTCCAGCTTCCTCTTGTGGCTCACAGGTGGTTCCAGCTTCCTCTTGTGGCTCACAGGTGGTTCCAGCTTCCTCTTGTGGCTCACAGATGGCTCCAGCTTCCTCTTGTGGCTCACAGATGGCTCCAGCTTCACCTTGTGGTTCATAGATGGTTCCAGCATCCTCTTGTGGCTCACAGGTGGTTCCAGCTTCCTCTTGTGGCTCACAGGTGGTTCCAGCTTCCTCTTGTGGCTCACAGGTGGTTCCAGCTTCCTCTTGTGGCTCACAGGTGGTTCCAGCTTCCTCTTGTGGCTCACAGGTGGTTCCAGCTTCCTCTTGTGGCTCACAGGTGGTTCCAGCTTCCTCTTGTGGCTCACAGGTGGTTCCAGCTTCCTCTTGTGGCTCACAGGTGGTTCCAGCTTCCTCTTGTGGCTCACAGGTGGTTCCAGCTTCCTCTTGTGGCTCACAGGTGGTTCCAGCTTCCTCTTGTGGCTCACAGGTGGTTCCAGCTTCCTCTTGTGGCTCACAGGTGGTTCCAGCTTCCTCTTGTGGCTCACAGGTGGTTCCAGCTTCCTCTTGTGGCTCACAGGTGGTTCCAGCTTCCTCTTGTGGCTCACAGGTGGTTCCAGCTTCCTCTTGTGGCTCACAGGTGGTTCCAGCTTCCTCTTGTGGCTCACAGATGGCTCCAGCTTCCTCTTGTGGCTCACAGATGGCTCCAGCTTCCTCTTGTGGCTCACAGGTGGTTCCAGCTTCCTCTTGTGGCTCACAGGTGGTTCCAGCTTCCTCTTGTGGCTCACAGGTGGTTCCAGCTTCCTCTTGTGGCTCGCAGGTGGCTCCAGCATCCCCTTGTGGCTCACAGGTGGCTCCAGCATCCCCTTGTGGCTCACAGGTGGCTCCAGCATCCCCTTGTGGCTCAGAGATGGTTCCAGCTTCCTCTTGTGGCTCATAGGTGGCTCCAGCTTCCTCTTGTGGCTCACAGATGGCTCCAGTTTCACCTTGTGACTCACAGATGGCTCCAGCTTCAACCTGTGGCTCACAGATGACTCCAGCTTCACCTTGTGGCTCACAGGTGGTTCCACAGCTTCAACCTGTGGCTCACAGGTGGTTCCACAGCTTCAACCTGTGGCTCACAGGTGGTTCCACAGCTTCAACCTGTGGCTCACAGGTGGTTCCACAGCTTCAACCTGTGGCTCACAGGTGGTTCCACAGCTTCAACCTGTGGCTCACAGGTGGTTCCACAGCTTCAACCTGTGGCTCACAGGTGGTTCCACAGCTTCAACCTGTGGCTCACAGGTGGTTCCACAGCTTCAACCTGTGGCTCACAGGTGGTTCCACAGCTTCAACCTGTGGCTCACAGGTGGTTCCACAGCTTCAACCTGTGGCTCACAGGTGGTTCCACAGCTTCAACCTGTGGCTCACAGGTGGTTCCACAGCTTCAACCTGTGGCTCACAGGTGGTTCCACAGCTTCAACCTGTGGCTCACAGGTGGTTCCACAGCTTCAACCTGTGGCTCACAGGTGGTTCCACAGCTTCAACCTGTGGCTCACAGGTGGTTCCACAGCTTCAACCTGTGGCTCACAGGTGGTTCCACAGCTTCAACCTGTGGCTCACAGGTGGTTCCACAGCTTCAACCTGTGGCTCACAGGTGGTTCCACAGCTTCAACCTGTGGCTCACAGATGGTTCCACAGCTTCAACCTGTGGCTCACAGGTGGTTCCACAGCTTCAACCTGTGGCTCACAGGTGGTTCCACAGCTTCAACCTGTGGCTCACAGGTGGCTCTACTATCTACCACCATTGACGAGTACTTGCCCGCCATTACAACCACTAACTACAACAAACCACCAATACAATTGCTACTAAAAAGCTCCTTCCTTATTGCCAATAAAACTGCTATTGGTCCACTCGCTCTTAACAACACACCAAAAGGATGCAAAGTGCAATATAGCGTTGGGGACATATTTTATTGCGCTAATTTTGAGAAG includes:
- the LOC123753519 gene encoding uncharacterized abhydrolase domain-containing protein DDB_G0269086-like → MAGKYSSMVVDSRATCEPQVEAVEPPVEAVEPPVSHKVKLESSVSHRLKLEPSVSHKVKLEPSVSHKRKLEPPMSHKRKLEPSLSHKGMLEPPVSHKGMLEPPVSHKGMLEPPASHKRKLEPPVSHKRKLEPPVSHKRKLEPPVSHKRKLEPSVSHKRKLEPSVSHKRKLEPPVSHKRKLEPPVSHKRKLEPPVSHKRKLEPPVSHKRKLEPPVSHKRKLEPPVSHKRKLEPPVSHKRKLEPPVSHKRKLEPPVSHKRKLEPPVSHKRKLEPPVSHKRKLEPPVSHKRKLEPPVSHKRKLEPPVSHKRKLEPPVSHKRKLEPPVSHKRMLEPSMNHKVKLEPSVSHKRKLEPSVSHKRKLEPPVSHKRKLEPPVSHKRKLEPPVSHKRKLEPPVSHKRKLEPPVSHKRKLEPPVSHKRKLEPPVSHKVKLEPSVSHKRKLEPSVSHKRKLEPPDNCVRELARFPDPECCRVGMSQTRSLWPLEAPVTQLVTPLEALVTQLVTLLKAPVTQLVAL